The following nucleotide sequence is from Capra hircus breed San Clemente chromosome 16, ASM170441v1, whole genome shotgun sequence.
gtaatgctcaaaattctccaagccagccttcaacagtatgtgaactgtgaacgtccagatgttcaagctggatttagaaaaggcaaagaaaccagagttcaaattgccaacatccattggatcatcaaaaaaacaagagggttccagaaaaacatctattgctgctttattgactaagcaaaagcctttgactgtgtggatcacaacaaattgtggaaaattcttaaagagatgggaatttcggaccaactgacctgcctcttggtaaattgtatgcaggtcaggaagcaacagttagaactggagatggaacaacagactggttccaaattgggaaagaagtacattaaggctgtatattgtcagcctgcttatttaacttctgtgcagtgtccatcatgagaaacactgggctggatgcagcacaagctggaatcaagtttgctgggagaaaatcagtaacctcagatatgcagatgacaccacccttatggcagaaagtgaagaactaaggagtcccttgatgaaagtgaaagaggagagtgaaaaaagttggcttaaaactcaacattcagaaaactaagatcatagcatctggtcccatcacttcatggcaaatagatggggaagcattGACAGACTAACTTTTTgagctccataatcactgcagatggtgattacagccaagaaattaaaagatgcttgctccttggaagaaaagttatgaccaacctagacagcatattaaaaagcaaagaattactttgccaacaaaggtccatctagtcaaagctatgatttttccagtagtcatgtgtgggttTGAGAGTTGGGCTATAGAAAAACCTgagtgccaagaattgatgcttttgaactatgtgttggagaagactcttaattaagagtcccttggagtgcaaggagatccaactaatccatcctaaaggaaatcagtcctaaatattgatcggaaggactgatgctgaagctgaaactccaatactttggccatctgatttgaagaactgactcagtagaaaagaccctgatactgtgaaagattgaaggcgggaggagaaggggaagacagtatgagatgtttggatggcatcactgactcaatggacatcagtttgagtaaactctgtgagttgttgatggacagggaggcctggtgtgctgcagtccatggggttgcaaagagttagttggacatgactgagtgactgaattgaactgaaagtaaAGAGCCAttcaaagttttgagtgaattCATATATATGTGCCAGAATAAAAGAGAAGTAATTAAATAGAACCTTTGCAACCCTAAATCAGGGCCTTAAGTGGTGCTCTTAGCAAGCAGTGCTTTTAGCCACCTAAAGACACTCAGTTGTACTAAAAACTAAAAGGATTTTCAAGGTTAATGCTTGACTCAGCATGTTTACCTAAATTTAAAATCCTTCTCTCTGCTAGTCCACTTCCCTGATAAAATTCCTCAGATTCCACATTAACAGTGTTTCAAATAGGAATAgtttgttttcctatttggatgtGCCAGAGATACACATGTTGCAAATTGTGTTCTATGTCACAacttttgtaaatcaactagtttttttttttttaatagatggagTTATATCTCATTTGAATTGTGAAGACTATTGTTGCAGAAATAGCTGTGTATGTTCAGTAGAAGAGACATCATCatttgtggtggtggttcagttgctcaggtgtgtccactctttgtgaccccatggactgcagcacgccaggctcctctgtccttcgctatctcccagagtttgatcaaactgttgtccattgagtcagtaatgtcatccaaccatctcgtcctctgtctcccccttctcttcctgccctcagtctcccagcatcagggtcttttccattgagtcggttcttcacaacaggtggccaaagtattgcagcttcagcttcaacatcagtccttccaatgaatatttagggttgatttcgtttaggattgactggtttgatctccttactgtccaagggactctcaagagtcttctccagtaccacaattcaaaagcatctattcttcggtgctcagccttctttatgggccaattctcatatccgtacatgactacagcaaaaacaatagctttgactagacggattttgtcagcaaagtgatgtctctgctttttaatatgttatctaggttggtcacagcttttcttctaaggagcagttttcttttatttttattgatgcaATCatagtccacagtgattttggagcccaagaaaataaagtctgccactgttgccattgtttccccaactctttgccatgaaattatgggaCTGGATatactctcctctctcactttcatcaagaggctcttcagttcctctttactgtctgccagaagggtggtgtcatctgcatatctgaggttattaatatttctcccagcagtcttgattccagcttgcgcttcatccagcccaacgttttGCATGGTacactctgcattgaagttaagtaagcagggtgacaatatacgccttgatgtactcctttcccagtttggaaacagtctgttgttccatgtccgcttctaactgttggttcctgacctgaatacagatttctcaagaggcaggccaggtggtctggtagtcccatctctttaagaattttccacattttgttgtgatccacacagtcaaagggtttagtgtagtcaatgaagcagaagtagatgtttttctggaatatccttgctttttctgtgattcaatGAATCCTGGCagtttgatctccggttcctctgccttttctaaatccagcttgaacgtctggaaattctcagttcacgtactgttgaagccttgattgaaggattttgagcattaccttgctagcatgtgagatgagtgcaattgtgtggtagtttgagcattctttggcattgtccttctttaggattggaatgaaaactgaccttttccagtcctgtggccactgctgagttttccaaatttgctggcatattgagtgcaacacttttaacagcatcatcttgtaggatttgaaatagctcaactggaattccatcaccgccacttGGTTTGTTCATAGTTacgcttccaaaggcccacttcgTAAGGCTTTTGTGGTAAAAGCCTTATTTCAGTTCATTTATGTCCTCAGCCTGTACTTCAGTATCCAGGTCTACAACTTCCTACCTACATCTCCGCTTAAGTCACATAATAGGTGTCTCGAAATTATCATGACCAAAAATACATTGTTTCCACTCCCAGCTCTGTTCCTTTCcctatcactagtttgttttaggGGTCCTCTTGAAAGTAATCATTAAATGCTAAATTTAGAAATAGAGTCATACGTATAGGTTGAATTCAAACAGTTAAGAAAGCttagttttgtggttttttttttttttaaactcataacTTTAAATTGCATGTTCACTGAAACCTTGTTAATACCTGTAGAATTTTCTGTGCATGAGAACCTCAGGGTGCACATCAAAACATTGCTTTCTTCTGTTTGATTTTTAGTAACTTCGAATTAAGTTTGTAGAGTCTGTAGCTAATACTTCCTTTCACTAGTAAGTTCTCCAGCACTGCCAGGTGAAAAACATATGGGCAGTAAAAAGATTGAGATATATTTTATGTCTTCTAGCAGGCAAAGAGCTTTCCTTCTGTTGCTGGCTCTGACTTTaggaaaagtaaaggaaaaattaaGAGGAAGCTAGAGAGTGAAACGCTAAAATTTCTGAATAagttctctctgtctgtctctagtCCTTACGAGACAATGTGAATGGAAGACTAGACGTGATATATTGTGACTTCTTTAAACTGGACCCTAGAAATCGTGGCACAGTGACACCGCCCGTTATGACTTCAGATATGCTTTTTCAGTATTTGGGAATAAAAGCGCATCCTTGGAAAAAAGGTGATTTTTGTCTTTCAGTAGAGACGTATCTTATAGTTTGTCAGTTTTCTTTAGCAGTATACCAGGCTTGTTGGGATTTGTGTAAATATTTACATAGTATAGTTTATGGGCAGTTGCTCTTAAATTGATGATGGCTTTTCCATCACCTAGATTCAATCAGAGCAGTTTTGTAGGGGCTAAGTTCTAGAtcatggaatgatgctaaaggctTAGTTTTCATTGAAGTAACTTTAATATAGTTTGTTAACTTAATTTGACTCAGTAAAGTATActcataggaaaaaaatgttaagaatttatttaaatactTTGCTTGTATTCTTAACAGGTTTCCCTTTAAAAGTAGTTGGGATCTTACCAGTCAAAACTGAGAGAAACACACTTTGGAAAATTTTACATGACCTGTATTCCTGTTCTTCTGTATATAAATATGGACGAGCAGAACtaaatttgtttgtttctgaaaaaGAATGCCGGGTAGGTTGTTACAAGTACCTGattaagtttttgttttgaaagagTTCTGTGATTTTTATCAGATTAGTCTTAATCTGCATGATTTTAATTTGGGCTCATGACATTTAAGAGTACCGaggtttttaaatttctgtagaGCACtccttaggttttcttttttaaaaggttttttgtGTGATAAAATATACGTACCTAAAGTTTACCATTGTgactatttttaagtgtacagttgcATGGCAGTAAGTACATTCGCGTTGTGTACAGCTATTACTAGCATCCATCTCTtcacagaactttttcatcattccaTTCTAAAACTGTGTATCCACTAAACAACTAATTCCCCTTCCCCCATCTCCTAGACCCCTAGTaactgttgttttattttctgcctctgtgttcctcatgtaaatggaatcgtACAGTATTCCACttggtgtctggcttatttcacttacttaTTCCACTTTTTAGGGTTCATCCAAATTGTAGCGTGTGTCAGAATGTCATTCCttgttaaggctgaataataactCCATTGTGTATTTACACCACCCCACCATCTTTCGTTTATCCATTTTTATCAATGGATATAACGGACAtgtagcactgtataagtttaaggtatatagtATAATGTTTTGACTTATATACATAATGAAATGATTGTCATAATAAGTTTGGTaagcatccatcatctcatacagatagaaattaaaaaaaaaaaacttttccttgTGAAGAGAACTCTTGGGATGTATGAATTTGTttcttgaagtataatttatcTAAACACTAcgttagtttctgatgtatatAACATGGTGATTTAAAATGTCTATGTATTAGACAATGATCACCATGGTAAGTCTAGTTAGCATCTGTCATCACACAGAGATGTATCACTGAGTATATTTCCCAGACTGTACCTTTCATCCCTctgataaatttattttgtaactgagaGCATGTGCCTGctaatttctttttcctatttcatgTATTCCCATACCCCCTCACCTCTGGCAAGCTTCCGTTCTATCtgtaattctgtttctgttttgttatttgttttttagattccacatatgaataaaatcatacagtatttgtctttctttgtctgacttatttgatATAACTTAATACTCTGTAGATCCATCCTTTGTCGTAAAAAATGACAAgagatcattcttttttaatgctgagttatattttgtgtgtctgtgtgtaatgtatatatatgtgtctctctctctctctctatatatatatatatatatacatatttttaaagaacatatCCATCTTTATCCgtcttctttacccactgaactgtCAGTGGGCACTtagattatatttttttcttggctaTTCTGAATGATGCTGTAGTGAACGTACAGTTTAGACTTTTTATTCTCTGAAATCTGAGGGCCTCTTAAAATCCTTGAAAGTTATGTTTCTTTGCTGCTCAGAATGCTTCATGTTATTCATGTTTTAATCCAAGATAACTGGAAATGCTTATTTGTTTAAGAGCTACAGATTGGGATGGGGATTGTGGGGGACCAGGGTCCAGAGATGAAAAGATGATTTGCTCACCCAGATCCAAATAGTAAGTAAATGGTGACTGTCCCTGGAAAGAGAAGaatttcccagatggctcagtggtaaagaatccacctgccagtgcgagaGCCATAGGAGAcgtgaattcagtccctgggtcaggaacatcccctggagtaggaaatatcAACCTCTCAGGTGTTCTTGCCGGGATAATTCCATgcgcagtggagcctggtagactacattCAGTCCATACTTAGCCCATCAGCTCGTATATTTAATGTACATGATGATATATTTCAGTGTGAAAGTTTAAGGAGACTTTTACTTGAAATGGTTAAGATTTtgcatttaattcttattttctttcatttctagacACTATTAAGATATTGCTATTACCATTTCTAGATACTATTAAGATCTGACAGTTGATTTTGGTGTATTTTCCTTTTACTAGAAACTAACGGCAAATCCCCAAACTCCAGGCTTGTATCAGTCATTAAGTGTGCTCGGTCAAACAGCTTGTGCGATCAAGGTCCTATGTACGGTGAGTAAAATCCGTCTAAATTTCAACAAAGAGCTTCATTGTTTTTCAAAGAGGCTGCATTTCTGTAACcagtaaatgaagaaaaattaaatttcttttttcgtAAGTATTTAAGATAATAGAGCACTGTGCTGATGTTTTGTGTCACAAATATGTATTTCATTGTaaaagtttttattcttttacagtggagattttacctttttaaaacatttgatagCTAATAGTCAATTACAAAAAATTTTTCCCTTCTATCtaaacatttttcttgtttttaatggctATTTAATACCTCATTTTAGAGCATTCTCCTTTTTAGTTTATTTCCTTAGGCAAGATCAGAGCTGTCTAATAGAAACATAATACAagccacatatgtaattttacatttttaaacagtAACGTTATGAAAAGTCAAAAAAGGTTATTGTATAATTTATATTCTTCCTTGTGTAATAAAATtccagtgtgtattttacacttaaaacCAATTCATACTGGATGCATTTTATGTGTTCAGGAGCTACATATGACTTGTGGCtaccattttgtgtgtgtgtgtgtgtgtgtgtgtgtgtgtgtctgccatttttaaaagaggcctaaagtataagaaaaaaaatgataaataccatttctttcctagCATAGTTTGcccattctgttctttattaTGGTAGATTATCCATCAAGTTATTGTTAGAAGGAATATGTCTGTGAATATTCTACGAACCCTTGTTCTTCCAAAGATATATTTGCTTAGTTTTAAAGTCGCGTACAGTGTTTCTCCATGTAGACTCGTCATTGCTTTTGTCCACATTAAGATCTTCAGTACGTACTTGGCCGTTAGAATGTAGTCtcatctgattttttttgttcCGATTCTGGCTTTTCCCTCCAGAGCATCCCAGGTTCTTAGTTTGGATCTCTCTGTACCTTGTCTTGCTTCTATCATGCTCTCATCCTTTTTCTGTATTCCCGGAAATCTTTTTCGCCTTTGACCTTCACGGCACTGACCCTGCCTTCTGCCCATACCATATAATGCAGTCTTGGTGCTGTCATTCTTGGTTTCCCTAAAATCCTCTCTTAACCCCACTGATCTCTTCTCATTCTGTTAGCTTTTCATCTCAGCTCTTCTCTCCTCCTGACTTTTGTTTCGTTTCTTCATAGAGGCCCTCAGAGGACTTCAGCTTTCAGgatagttttattgttttttgcaGTGTTTATTTTCAGAAGCCCTATGTTGACTTTTGCCATTTATTAACCTCCAGAAAGGTCAAGTTATTCCAGACCCAGCATTTTAAACAGTTTTCCATTACATTACTATGTCTGCTACTGGAGGGTCTGTTGTTAAACCCAGTTCCCAAAGTCTTGTAGGTTTTCCTCTCCTGTGGGTTTGGTAAATAGAAATGAGGTCTTCTCTGTGCCCATTGCAGAGCCCTAAACTTCTGTACATAGACCAGGTGTGGGAGCATGCTGTGCACTGCCCGCTGCTACTGTTGTTGCTCTGCCTTCCTCCTCTCAGTGACTTCGTGAAACTGCTGAGAATTTCACAGATGGGCAACAATTGCATTTTTCATTCTATGCCAGCAGCAACTGCAATTAGTAATAAATTATCATTTTTGACAGTAGACTTGTACACCTTACACTCAATATTATGTCTTAGTCTTTTAAGTCTGTGTCAAATGCTGTTCTTTTGGAattaaatgtatgtgtgtatgaaagtgaaaattgctcagttgtgtccagctctttgcaaccccgtgaagcccagcaggctcctctgtccatgggattctccaggcaagaatactggagtgggttgccatttccttctccaggggattttcctgacccagggatcaaacccaggtctcctgcattgcaggctgattctctaccatctgagccaccagggaagccaaatatgTGTctaatatatgtacacatatgcagTAAattcttgtgtatatatatatatatatatatatatatatatatgcacacacacacacacaatttttcagTTGGGTCATCTTTTAAAATGGCTTCACATACAAAATTGTTTATACCAAAGTTAGATACAAACAAgtaatgattcttttaaaaattgacataGTTTGTCTCCTTACATGTCCCAGCATATTCATATCAGTGACTTTTCCACTGAAGTAGAACAGAAACATCCTCAGTATTGATCTGATAGCCCCTAAACTGTGCCTATAATAGAGAAATGCTTGCTAACTTAAGAATGTATTTACGTAATTATATTAAGGGCAACCATGTTTATCTAAGCAAGTAATAGAGTATTAGTATTGGGATAGACCTTTGACCCTCCTTTtatctaaaaagaagaaaaatgtgtatGATTTAACTGtcacatatttttcttaaatttagttAGACTTGGCTTTAATTTATTCTGCTGTATAGGCAAGACATTTTTTAAGGTGGTAATGATGTGTGGTACTTTgtccaaaaagaaatgaaagaaatgtgtttttaaaatttatcttcccTCAAGGAGCCTTCCTCATCATTTGACGCGTATACTGCAAAGGGACAGCTGGAAAGGCAAAGGCATAGGGTAAGAACGAATGAataccttttcctttcttcctctaaaAGTAacatactttgttttcttttgcattaCCTGGTACTCTGtatttactgaaattttaaattttagaatatctagaacttttaaaaatatatcttattgcttttaatatatgttcaaattattttggaaaagagttgtatttttcagctatttgtacagTGAATGCCAGCATAATAATAGGCTTAAACCCAgattctgtcttctctttttaatttttgaaatgaagACACAtctcaaatttggaaaatgcggTTATTTTAATAGTCATCTAATTTGATAAACTAaaaacaagattttattttttccctttataagAAACCAAAGTGATGATGTTATAAAGTGATCCTCCGTTTAGATTATATAGAGCTACTTATAACAGTTTTTGGACTCAATTCAGAAGTTCCACTTTGGGATTAAATGCTAACGATGCACTAATCTCAGTGTGTTAGCTCAGTCTGACGTTCCCAATCGCTTCctactttgtttttttcctcactcttgccaccaaaggaaaaaaggaaaattttcaatttttaaataatcctGATTTCAGAGTAACCAGCGATCATTGTAATTTTAGTGGTATTTCCCTGTTTGTAAACATAATTTATGTAGCCTCACAAAATAAGAGTGCATTTTGGCTTGGCACCACTAGGTATTTATCCATATGACCTGAAAATgagtaagtcccctacatttaatacactttctcattttctcattgaAAGTGTCAAAAGGTAGAATATTTTTTGGCTAACATAATTGTTGAAACTTTTAGAGATGAAGATGAAATAACCAAATGTTACATTTCATGAGAAATTTTTATTCAGACTTCACATGTGTCTTTAATGTTGGTGTGTTCATAATTGTTAAGAAGCACCTTTAGATATTTAACAGATTTTCTAAAGCACATGATCTTCATTGTCCACATGGTTTGAGATTTCCACTTTTTTGAACCCATGTTTTTGTGTTGTtcctggaaatttttttcttaagctatTAAATACAAATAGCCATTCATTGACATCagggaagtttttttttcttccttatttatcAAATGAACCAATATCTGTAACTCCAGATCTATATACAAAGTGCTTTTTAAATTCACCTTTAAAAATCTTGTTAACAATGCTTTCAATTGTGTTATTCCTCTCCCTAGTTAATaattgctaaatattttaaaactttattgccttgcttttttttttcttcagctacAAGAATTCAAAAGTAGAAACCAAAGCtgagtgaaattttattttttggccaccaTGTCTTCCACAAATAGTATTTTTGTTTACATACGTGTATGTATACAtctttttttataaagaaaggGATTGTTGTATAGTAGctgagtcatctctgactctttcgCGACTCCATgcactgtggcccgccaggctcctctgtccatgggatttcccaggcaagaatactggagtggggtgccatttccttctctgggcgaTTTTccagaccaagggatcaaacccatgtctcctgcttgacaggtggattctttaccactgagccacctgggcagcctaAATAAGAGATTATTAGCTAATATGTGAGATTTCCTAAGAACTCAAACATAAGGCTCCCTCTGCTCTGAGGAATTAATTTTAGGGGGGAGAAACAGCTTAACGTTACATCAAGTcatatacagtttttattttaatctgtatGACACTATATACTAGAGTAGGTTGGCAAACCTTTTGTGtaaaagagaatattttatgCTTTGCAGGCCACATACAATCTATCACATATCCTTTGtgggtttgttgttattgtttgttttctaagaATCCTTTATATATGTAAAAACCATTTGTAGTTCCGTAGTACATAGAACAGGCAGGCCGTGGTTGCTAaccctatatttttaaaaatccaaataaaaattgtaaggcaataatttttttatgtttagtATTTGCTGTTATGCCTCAAATACAGAGGAGACTCAGTATATTTGAGTGTCACATTTAGGATTTCATTTTCCCCTGCTTACAAGTTAAGCAGCTGTTACCCCTGTGTCCCTTGGAAAAATGTGAAATTGCTTGGCTGAGTGGTGTGCGTGCAGTGGGTTTGCCTTGCAGCTGAGGAACACAGAGCTGGGGGCATCCATCCCTTTTATAGCAAACATTTTGTCCTATAAAGGGGCACTGTCTCATCCCCCAAGAGAATAGCCCAGGTTAAGAGCAACTGGGGCCTTGCTTTTTTGGCACATCCAAAAAGAAGCTCTAGAGACATGCAGTGTCTGTGATGATTCTGTCTTCCAAAAGGTAAATTGAATGCATCAGTGAACAGTGTCTTTCATGGGCAATATTTTATGACTAATacgttttattttcctttctctgcaggAATCATTAGAACAAAACGTATGTTTTATTCAGTTGACTCCTCATAGAAATTTATTTACAGGAACCTTAACACCTTTTAACTATGATGTATTTTTTCACATGTTAAGGCAATGTTTTATGAAACGCAATGCCAAGCTAATAGACCATTTACCGTAAGTAAGAATTATACAAGCAAATACAAAAGTAGCAACTTACTGTGAGAATTGTGCTTTCATGTTAACAGCtttgtttttatatcttttatgGCTTCGTTAACAGTGAGGGACCATGTTTTCACTCATCTATTAATATTGCTTCAAAATACTTCCTTTTTGCTGGTACATATtttgaggaaaatatattttccacaCAATTTTCCAGTTGAGGAAATTAATTTTccaattaattttcttaattttccaatTAAGCTGTCCTgagcttaatttttttcccccttgtttgAAAAAACAACTAGGGAtgcttaaaatttgttttatctttgttGAGATTAATCTACATGAAGAACTGGCTCCTTGCCACTGGCATTAGTGGTGGCATACCCACCAGCTGCATCTTGTCATTGCCTGTCCTTGGTGGTTCTGTTTCCTAACCAAAGTAGGCACAAATCATTATACCACCCTAGTCCTCCTACTGTGGGTCATACTCTGTATTTCTACCAAAAGCTTTGGAGATTCTATGAACTGCAAGGATGTTTATACTGGTGACCAGGATTCCATTCACAGTCAGAAAAGTATTGGAAATATTTTCCACCAAAACATTTTACTACAATTGTTTACTTGTTATTGTCAGAGGCTCACTGGTGGTTTCTTGCTAGACCAATACAGAATAAGGcagtgcttatttatttataatttataattataaattataagttTATTATCTGCTTCTAATTTATTCACAGTAATATTTAcacaaaaatgggaaaaattatttcctctttgaaaacAGACAGTAGTTTCTGCTGTTTGCATACTTACTGAACTTCTACATAAACATAAATGGAGTTAATTTTTTTGCAAAGAGAGTTAAAAGATGAAACAGGTGGGCAGAAGAATATTTTGAAGGACAAATGTTAAACTAGTGTTTTGCTTAAGAACTGATTAGAACATGTTAAAGCCTAAATCTGctctttgcattgcaggcaagccATGAAACTTTAGGAATAGACATAGGTAAAGCTATATATAATATGCAGGCTCTTAAACTTAATAGGattaatttacatatattgttAGACATTTAAAATTGGGCTTAGAAACCACCTCTGTCAGCATTCACTGCCAGTTttgttatgaaaaatatttaagcagatttactttgtgtttattttgcaGTTCATTGAGTCCAATTGATGCAATGTATATATTGAAGCAAATAAAAAAACCTAAAGATGTGAGAGTAGTAGATATGTACCCTGAAGACTTTCAGCACCTTTTTGAAACCATAGAATGTTCAAAAGATGATACTTGTAAGTGGCTATATGATGAATTCATGGAGGATACACTCGCATAGTGAAGTGGACTGCTGAGACGTTAACTGGAGCTGCttactattttgaaaattatgacacaaatgaaaaagaactgaGTTTGAAAAGCTCACATCCTTTCAGAAGATAACTGTTCTTGTTTTGCACAACTAGGCAGATCATTTCTTCTGCCACTGATAATGGTGTATTGGATAAAACAGTGGTTGCTATTTTAttcaaatgaatgaaatgaaaacgtCTGTTAATTGTGGATTTAATAAAattggatttgttttgttttaaattcctaTCTGTTGTAAGCATACTAGTAGTTATAGGGTATTACTAGGTGAAATTCAGTTTTAGAAATTCTTTTGGCCTTATATCATATGCTGtatttaaattttccattttcGCTGTCGATTTTTATATCCTCCTGGGGGAGCAGAAGAGTGAATATAAACGTGGAAAGTAAACTGATTTAAttggtttgttttacttttcagttTATTGAAATGTATTATCAAGTACTGTacagttatttaaattttaatatggtttaaacttttttagaaattaaaatattttaagtaatagGATTTTGTGACTTTTTGTTTCTATCTGTTCAAACATAAAACTGACCCTGACTTATTCACTTTAAATTCTGTCTTGTA
It contains:
- the TFB2M gene encoding dimethyladenosine transferase 2, mitochondrial isoform X2 produces the protein MWVPGAGIPSRLTLSAFTRAGRFCVLNSGVARWKDVPAENCRGLYDFHPQLKPDVGFGKLSSRLYKSRSETKRYVTSPRVAETVVRMLRGKRKAGQLILECNPGPGVLTRALLASGARVIALESDKHFLPGLKSLRDNVNGRLDVIYCDFFKLDPRNRGTVTPPVMTSDMLFQYLGIKAHPWKKGFPLKVVGILPVKTERNTLWKILHDLYSCSSVYKYGRAELNLFVSEKECRKLTANPQTPGLYQSLSVLGQTACAIKVLCTEPSSSFDAYTAKGQLERQRHRESLEQNAMFYETQCQANRPFTFIESN
- the TFB2M gene encoding dimethyladenosine transferase 2, mitochondrial isoform X1, whose amino-acid sequence is MWVPGAGIPSRLTLSAFTRAGRFCVLNSGVARWKDVPAENCRGLYDFHPQLKPDVGFGKLSSRLYKSRSETKRYVTSPRVAETVVRMLRGKRKAGQLILECNPGPGVLTRALLASGARVIALESDKHFLPGLKSLRDNVNGRLDVIYCDFFKLDPRNRGTVTPPVMTSDMLFQYLGIKAHPWKKGFPLKVVGILPVKTERNTLWKILHDLYSCSSVYKYGRAELNLFVSEKECRKLTANPQTPGLYQSLSVLGQTACAIKVLCTEPSSSFDAYTAKGQLERQRHRESLEQNVCFIQLTPHRNLFTGTLTPFNYDVFFHMLRQCFMKRNAKLIDHLPSLSPIDAMYILKQIKKPKDVRVVDMYPEDFQHLFETIECSKDDTCKWLYDEFMEDTLA